In Perognathus longimembris pacificus isolate PPM17 chromosome 23, ASM2315922v1, whole genome shotgun sequence, a single genomic region encodes these proteins:
- the Rpusd1 gene encoding RNA pseudouridylate synthase domain-containing protein 1 isoform X1 — protein sequence MEPGSVENLSIVYRSSDFLVVNKHWDLRIDSKTWRETLTLQKQLRHRFPELADPDTCYGFRFCHQLDFSTSGALCVALNKAAAGSAYRCFKERRVTKAYLALVRGHVQESRMTISYAIGKNSTEGRTHTMCIGGTQGCENPKPSLTELVVLEHGLYAGDPVSKVLLKPLTGRTHQLRVHCSALGHPIVGDLTYGQATGQEDQPFRMMLHAFYLRIPTPAECVEACTPDPFLPVLDACWSPRTLVQPLDQLVQALRAAPDPDPMAEEPGPCSSSVPLPEPGRPPPETQAQRASCLQWLSEWTMEPDN from the exons ATGGAGCCAGGTAGCGTGGAGAACCTATCCATTGTGTATCGGAGCAGCGACTTCCTGGTGGTGAACAAACACTGGGACCTGCGCATTGACAGCAAGACCTGGAGGGAAACCCTGACcctgcagaagcagctcaggcacCGCTTCCCCGAGCTGGCTGACCCTGACACCTGCTATGGGTTCAG ATTCTGCCACCAGCTGGACTTCTCCACCAGTGGTGCTCTGTGTGTGGCTCTGAACAAGGCAGCAGCAGGCAGTGCTTACAGATGCTTCAAGGAGCGGAGGGTCACCAAAGCCTACTTGGCTCTG GTCCGGGGTCATGTCCAGGAGAGCCGGATGACCATCAGTTACGCCATTGGCAAGAACAGCACCGAGGGTCGGACCCACACCATGTGCATTGGGGGCACACAGG GTTGTGAGAACCCAAAGCCAAGCCTCACAGAGCTGGTGGTCCTGGAACACGGATTGTATGCTGGTGACCCTGTGTCCAAGGTGCTGCTGAAGCCTCTCACAG GACGGACTCACCAGCTTCGTGTGCACTGCAGCGCCCTCGGCCACCCCATCGTGGGCGACTTGACCTACGGGCAGGCCACCGGCCAGGAAGACCAGCCCTTCCGCATGATGCTGCATGCCTTCTACCTGAGGATCCCCACCCCAGCAGAGTGTGTGGAGGCCTGCACACCAGACCCCTTCCTGCCTGTCCTTGACGCCTGCTGGAGCCCCCGCACCCTGGTGCAGCCACTTGACCAGCTCGTGCAGGCCCTACGGGCTGCCCCAGACCCTGACCCCATGGCTGAGGAGCCTGGGCCCTGCAGCTCCTCTGTACCCCTGCCTGAGCCTGGCCGTCCCCCTCCTGAGACGCAGGCACAGCGAGCCTCCTGCCTGCAGTGGCTCTCAGAGTGGACAATGGAGCCAGACAACTGA
- the Rpusd1 gene encoding RNA pseudouridylate synthase domain-containing protein 1 isoform X2, translating into MEPGSVENLSIVYRSSDFLVVNKHWDLRIDSKTWRETLTLQKQLRHRFPELADPDTCYGFRFCHQLDFSTSGALCVALNKAAAGSAYRCFKERRVTKAYLALVVRTQSQASQSWWSWNTDCMLVTLCPRCC; encoded by the exons ATGGAGCCAGGTAGCGTGGAGAACCTATCCATTGTGTATCGGAGCAGCGACTTCCTGGTGGTGAACAAACACTGGGACCTGCGCATTGACAGCAAGACCTGGAGGGAAACCCTGACcctgcagaagcagctcaggcacCGCTTCCCCGAGCTGGCTGACCCTGACACCTGCTATGGGTTCAG ATTCTGCCACCAGCTGGACTTCTCCACCAGTGGTGCTCTGTGTGTGGCTCTGAACAAGGCAGCAGCAGGCAGTGCTTACAGATGCTTCAAGGAGCGGAGGGTCACCAAAGCCTACTTGGCTCTG GTTGTGAGAACCCAAAGCCAAGCCTCACAGAGCTGGTGGTCCTGGAACACGGATTGTATGCTGGTGACCCTGTGTCCAAGGTGCTGCTGA